In Scleropages formosus chromosome 18, fSclFor1.1, whole genome shotgun sequence, one DNA window encodes the following:
- the casp2 gene encoding caspase-2 isoform X1, with the protein MTRLPPAVPRCSMLGQCRMQDGERWALRTCTAALGDQLVVDEHLVQILLADGIITESMAEAILVEPTSRKKCWRLLSLLPKRGPRAFSSFCAALRTTEQQHLCNLLMDHIQRNAENSVESSLPLGIQEDAVRAKIPRTNESLAMCLDADSPVTKAVLPCAPDFYISHCKRAYTMISSPRGLALVISNVTFDPTLPELVDRVGGDVDEDELRRVFAELDFRVTVARNLTAQGMRNCIEQFRDRPDHQAANSCVVCLLSHGVEGAVYGADGQLLELDWVFQAFDNAHCPLLQNKPKMFFIQACRGEEMDNGVDQSDGTDRMQSPGCDEMEAGREEGQGNGVKGERVQERLQVKLPQRSDMICGFATLKGTAAMRNTKKGSWYIQELTMTLRQRAMDTHLSDILVQVNAHIKEREGYAPGTQYHRCKEMSEFTSSLCKDLYLFPKYYPKH; encoded by the exons ATGACAAGGCTGCCGCCCGCTGTCCCCAGGTGCAGCATGCTGGGCCAGTGCCGAATGCAGGACGGCGAGCGGTGGGCCCTGCGCACCTGCACCGCGGCCCTTGGCGACCAGCTCGTGGTGGATGAGCACCTCGTGCAGATCCTGCTTGCAGATGGCATCATCACTGAGAGCATGGCTGAAGCAATACTG GTGGAGCCGACATCTCGAAAGAAATGTTGGCGCCTCCTGTCTCTGCTGCCCAAGCGAGGACCAAGAGCCTTCAGCAGTTTCTGCGCGGCCCTCAGGACCACTGAGCAGCAGCATCTTTGCAACCTGCTGATGGACCACATTCAGAGAAATGCGGAG AACTCTGTGGAATCCTCTCTGCCATTAGGCATCCAAGAAGATGCTGTAAGAGCCAAGATACCGAGGACCAATG AGTCACTGGCAATGTGCCTTGATGCAGACAGTCCAGTCACCAAAGCGGTCCTCCCCTGTGCACCAGATTTCTACATCTCTCACTGCAAACGG GCATACACAATGATCTCCAGTCCCCGGGGCCTCGCCCTTGTCATCAGcaatgtgacctttgaccccacaCTACCTGAACTAGTTGATCGAGTTGGCGGAGATGTGGATGAAGATGAACTGAGGAGAGTTTTTGCTGAACTGGACTTCAGAGTCACTGTGGCCCGAAATCTCACAGCACAG GGCATGAGGAACTGTATCGAGCAGTTCCGCGACAGGCCAGATCACCAGGCAGCAAACAGCTGCGTTGTGTGTCTTCTGTCTCATGGCGTGGAAGGGGCAGTCTATGGTGCAGATGGTCAGCTATTGGAG CTGGACTGGGTGTTTCAGGCTTTTGATAATGCTCACTGTCCTCTGCTTCAGAACAAGCCCAAAATGTTCTTCATCCAGGCCTGCAGGGGAG AGGAGATGGACAATGGTGTAGATCAGTCAGACGGTACTGACCGAATGCAGTCCCCTGGCTGTGATGAGATGGAAGCGGGCAGAGAAGAGGGGCAAGGGAACGGAGTAAAGGGTGAGAGAGTGCAAGAGCGACTACAAGTGAAGCTGCCTCAGCGCTCTGACATGATCTGTGGGTTTGCCACTCTGAAAG GTACTGCAGCAATGAGGAACACAAAGAAGGGCTCCTGGTACATTCAGGAATTGACCATGACCTTGAGACAGAGAGCCATGGACACCCACCTGTCAGACATCCTGGTCCAG GTGAATGCGCACATCAAGGAGAGAGAAGGATATGCTCCAGGAACTCAGTATCACCGCTGTAAGGAGATGTCCGAGTTCACCAGTTCCTTGTGCAAAGACCTCTACCTGTTCCCCAAGTACTACCCCAAGCATTAA
- the casp2 gene encoding caspase-2 isoform X2 — MTRLPPAVPRCSMLGQCRMQDGERWALRTCTAALGDQLVVDEHLVQILLADGIITESMAEAILVEPTSRKKCWRLLSLLPKRGPRAFSSFCAALRTTEQQHLCNLLMDHIQRNAENSVESSLPLGIQEDAVRAKIPRTNESLAMCLDADSPVTKAVLPCAPDFYISHCKRAYTMISSPRGLALVISNVTFDPTLPELVDRVGGDVDEDELRRVFAELDFRVTVARNLTAQGMRNCIEQFRDRPDHQAANSCVVCLLSHGVEGAVYGADGQLLENKPKMFFIQACRGEEMDNGVDQSDGTDRMQSPGCDEMEAGREEGQGNGVKGERVQERLQVKLPQRSDMICGFATLKGTAAMRNTKKGSWYIQELTMTLRQRAMDTHLSDILVQVNAHIKEREGYAPGTQYHRCKEMSEFTSSLCKDLYLFPKYYPKH, encoded by the exons ATGACAAGGCTGCCGCCCGCTGTCCCCAGGTGCAGCATGCTGGGCCAGTGCCGAATGCAGGACGGCGAGCGGTGGGCCCTGCGCACCTGCACCGCGGCCCTTGGCGACCAGCTCGTGGTGGATGAGCACCTCGTGCAGATCCTGCTTGCAGATGGCATCATCACTGAGAGCATGGCTGAAGCAATACTG GTGGAGCCGACATCTCGAAAGAAATGTTGGCGCCTCCTGTCTCTGCTGCCCAAGCGAGGACCAAGAGCCTTCAGCAGTTTCTGCGCGGCCCTCAGGACCACTGAGCAGCAGCATCTTTGCAACCTGCTGATGGACCACATTCAGAGAAATGCGGAG AACTCTGTGGAATCCTCTCTGCCATTAGGCATCCAAGAAGATGCTGTAAGAGCCAAGATACCGAGGACCAATG AGTCACTGGCAATGTGCCTTGATGCAGACAGTCCAGTCACCAAAGCGGTCCTCCCCTGTGCACCAGATTTCTACATCTCTCACTGCAAACGG GCATACACAATGATCTCCAGTCCCCGGGGCCTCGCCCTTGTCATCAGcaatgtgacctttgaccccacaCTACCTGAACTAGTTGATCGAGTTGGCGGAGATGTGGATGAAGATGAACTGAGGAGAGTTTTTGCTGAACTGGACTTCAGAGTCACTGTGGCCCGAAATCTCACAGCACAG GGCATGAGGAACTGTATCGAGCAGTTCCGCGACAGGCCAGATCACCAGGCAGCAAACAGCTGCGTTGTGTGTCTTCTGTCTCATGGCGTGGAAGGGGCAGTCTATGGTGCAGATGGTCAGCTATTGGAG AACAAGCCCAAAATGTTCTTCATCCAGGCCTGCAGGGGAG AGGAGATGGACAATGGTGTAGATCAGTCAGACGGTACTGACCGAATGCAGTCCCCTGGCTGTGATGAGATGGAAGCGGGCAGAGAAGAGGGGCAAGGGAACGGAGTAAAGGGTGAGAGAGTGCAAGAGCGACTACAAGTGAAGCTGCCTCAGCGCTCTGACATGATCTGTGGGTTTGCCACTCTGAAAG GTACTGCAGCAATGAGGAACACAAAGAAGGGCTCCTGGTACATTCAGGAATTGACCATGACCTTGAGACAGAGAGCCATGGACACCCACCTGTCAGACATCCTGGTCCAG GTGAATGCGCACATCAAGGAGAGAGAAGGATATGCTCCAGGAACTCAGTATCACCGCTGTAAGGAGATGTCCGAGTTCACCAGTTCCTTGTGCAAAGACCTCTACCTGTTCCCCAAGTACTACCCCAAGCATTAA